In the genome of Bacillus sp. S3, one region contains:
- the glpK gene encoding glycerol kinase GlpK: MEKYILSLDQGTTSSRAIIFNKSGGIVHTAQKEFTQYFPKPGWVEHNANEIWGSILSVIAGVLSVSGIKPEQIAGIGITNQRETAVVWDKETGEPIYNAIVWQSRQTSEICDELKEKGLNDLFRKKTGLLIDAYFSGTKVKWILDNVEGAREKAEAGKLLFGTIDTWLIWKLSGGRAHVTDYSNASRTLMFNIHELNWDNELLDILEVPKSMLPEVRQSSEVYAKTIDYHFFGKEIPIAGVAGDQQAALFGQACFEKGMAKNTYGTGCFMLMNTGEKAVQSEHGLLTTIAWGLNGKVEYALEGSIFVAGSAVQWLRDGLRLIQDAPHSERLAEQVESTEGVYVVPAFVGLGTPYWDSDVRGAVFGITRGTSKEHFVRATLESLAYQTKDVLSAMEADSGIELKTLRVDGGAVKNNFLMDFQSDILNVPVERPTINETTALGAAYLAGLAVGFWGNQEEISKQWAIDRQFPPMMTEEKRITLYAGWKKAVKAAMAFK, encoded by the coding sequence ATGGAAAAATATATTTTATCTTTAGACCAAGGAACAACAAGCTCAAGAGCCATTATTTTCAATAAAAGCGGGGGAATCGTCCATACCGCACAAAAGGAATTTACACAATATTTTCCCAAGCCGGGCTGGGTCGAGCATAATGCCAATGAAATTTGGGGTTCGATCCTGTCAGTTATTGCCGGAGTGTTATCCGTATCGGGTATAAAACCAGAACAAATCGCAGGCATTGGTATTACCAATCAACGGGAAACAGCTGTTGTTTGGGATAAAGAAACAGGTGAGCCGATCTACAATGCAATTGTTTGGCAATCGAGACAGACAAGCGAAATTTGTGACGAGTTGAAAGAAAAGGGCTTAAATGATCTTTTTCGCAAAAAGACAGGCTTACTCATTGATGCCTATTTCTCCGGAACAAAAGTAAAATGGATCTTGGACAATGTAGAAGGAGCTCGTGAAAAAGCAGAAGCAGGAAAATTGCTGTTTGGAACAATTGATACGTGGTTAATTTGGAAACTTTCCGGCGGACGAGCGCATGTTACTGATTATTCAAATGCTTCCCGCACACTGATGTTTAATATTCATGAACTTAATTGGGATAATGAGTTACTGGACATTTTGGAAGTTCCCAAATCCATGCTTCCGGAGGTTCGCCAGTCATCTGAAGTGTATGCTAAAACGATAGATTATCACTTCTTCGGTAAAGAAATACCGATTGCAGGAGTTGCAGGGGACCAACAGGCAGCATTATTTGGTCAGGCATGCTTTGAAAAAGGCATGGCTAAAAATACGTATGGTACCGGCTGTTTTATGCTTATGAATACAGGAGAAAAAGCAGTTCAATCTGAGCATGGGCTATTAACAACTATTGCATGGGGATTAAATGGTAAGGTAGAATATGCGCTCGAAGGTAGTATTTTTGTTGCGGGATCCGCAGTTCAATGGCTTCGGGACGGTTTAAGGTTAATTCAAGATGCCCCACATAGCGAAAGATTGGCTGAACAGGTAGAATCGACAGAAGGCGTATATGTCGTCCCCGCATTTGTTGGACTAGGTACACCATACTGGGATAGTGATGTCCGTGGAGCGGTTTTCGGTATAACACGTGGAACTTCGAAAGAACATTTTGTCCGTGCTACACTTGAATCGCTTGCGTATCAAACAAAAGATGTCTTATCAGCAATGGAAGCAGATTCCGGTATTGAACTTAAAACACTTCGCGTTGATGGCGGTGCTGTGAAAAATAATTTCTTAATGGATTTTCAAAGTGATATTCTTAATGTTCCAGTTGAAAGGCCAACTATCAATGAAACGACGGCTCTTGGTGCAGCCTATTTAGCCGGTTTGGCAGTTGGTTTCTGGGGTAACCAAGAAGAAATTTCAAAACAATGGGCAATTGACAGACAATTCCCCCCAATGATGACGGAAGAAAAACGAATTACTTTATATGCTGGCTGGAAAAAAGCTGTTAAGGCGGCAATGGCTTTCAAATAA
- the ltrA gene encoding group II intron reverse transcriptase/maturase, translating into MNQALKFKWHSIYGQILFDRKLKAAWEKVEANKGSGGIDGETIDSYRYRLEENLDSLLQKLRKKEYKPSPVRRHYIPKKNGKKRPLGIPNIEDRIVQQALVNVLQPKFEKGIFHKWSCGYRPNVGPERVLQIILANIEQGYNYIFDADIKGFFDNIPHKNLIKVLNKYIADGTVLDMIWLWLKAGYMEEGKYHLTDSGTPQGGVISPLLANVYLNELDWTWAEHKFRFVRFADDFLIFAKSEEDIKKAAEITEDKLAELGLELASEKTKIVNFDDDDFDFMGFTFEHWRKRKKDGKPYYIAKPKEATWKDFRQKIKDKTRKTLTLSKEKWIDQVNPVIRGKVNYFLTIYKAIKANEEHGFASSCFFKAFGKELQAIDGYIRQRLRVSMIHAHPSQRKGHAMKTKWNNKFFAMIGLIPSYWYYYHKIYGFSLESYILRMKEKQQEKQEKRVLKAKEQGQEYYTPDLVRKMKYAQRLATY; encoded by the coding sequence ATGAATCAAGCGTTAAAATTCAAATGGCATAGTATTTACGGACAAATTCTTTTCGACAGAAAACTAAAAGCTGCTTGGGAAAAAGTAGAAGCCAATAAAGGGTCTGGTGGTATTGATGGCGAAACGATTGACAGTTATAGATACCGTCTAGAAGAAAATTTAGATTCGCTTTTACAAAAGTTAAGAAAGAAAGAATACAAACCTTCCCCAGTAAGAAGGCACTACATTCCCAAGAAAAATGGCAAAAAGAGACCTCTAGGCATACCAAATATAGAAGACCGAATTGTCCAACAGGCTTTGGTAAACGTTCTTCAGCCGAAATTTGAAAAGGGTATTTTCCACAAATGGTCATGTGGGTACAGACCTAATGTAGGACCAGAGCGTGTTCTACAAATAATCCTTGCAAATATCGAACAAGGTTACAATTACATCTTCGATGCAGACATTAAAGGATTTTTCGATAATATTCCACACAAAAATCTAATAAAAGTCTTAAACAAATACATTGCAGATGGAACTGTGTTAGATATGATATGGCTGTGGTTAAAGGCGGGATATATGGAAGAAGGAAAATATCATTTAACTGATTCTGGGACTCCGCAAGGAGGAGTCATCTCGCCACTACTTGCGAACGTTTATCTAAATGAACTTGACTGGACTTGGGCAGAACATAAATTTCGATTTGTAAGATTCGCTGACGACTTCTTGATATTTGCTAAATCAGAAGAAGATATTAAAAAGGCGGCTGAGATTACGGAAGATAAATTAGCCGAACTCGGTCTGGAGCTTGCATCGGAGAAAACAAAGATTGTAAATTTTGATGACGATGACTTCGACTTTATGGGATTTACGTTTGAACACTGGAGAAAACGTAAAAAGGATGGTAAGCCATACTATATCGCCAAACCAAAAGAAGCTACTTGGAAGGATTTTCGACAGAAAATCAAAGATAAAACCAGGAAAACTCTAACCCTAAGCAAGGAAAAATGGATTGACCAAGTAAATCCTGTAATACGAGGTAAGGTTAACTATTTTCTAACCATATATAAAGCGATTAAAGCGAATGAAGAACATGGATTTGCAAGTTCATGTTTCTTTAAAGCATTCGGGAAAGAGTTACAAGCGATAGATGGCTATATTCGGCAAAGACTAAGAGTATCCATGATACATGCCCATCCAAGCCAAAGAAAAGGTCATGCCATGAAAACGAAGTGGAATAATAAATTCTTTGCGATGATAGGTCTCATCCCTTCATATTGGTATTATTATCATAAAATATACGGTTTTTCCTTAGAAAGCTACATTCTTCGAATGAAAGAGAAGCAACAAGAGAAACAGGAGAAAAGAGTTCTTAAAGCAAAAGAACAAGGTCAAGAGTATTATACTCCCGACCTTGTTCGTAAAATGAAATATGCACAAAGATTAGCAACGTACTGA
- a CDS encoding phosphocarrier protein HPr: MAEKQFKVIAETGIHARPATLLVQTASRFDSEINLEYKGKTVNLKSIMGVMSLGVGQGADIKISAEGSDAADALNALEETMKKEGLA; the protein is encoded by the coding sequence ATGGCAGAGAAACAATTTAAAGTAATCGCAGAAACAGGAATTCATGCAAGACCAGCAACTTTATTAGTTCAAACAGCAAGCAGATTTGATTCTGAAATTAATTTAGAATATAAAGGTAAAACAGTAAATTTAAAATCTATTATGGGAGTTATGTCACTTGGTGTAGGTCAAGGTGCTGATATTAAAATTTCAGCTGAAGGCAGTGATGCTGCCGACGCTCTTAATGCACTTGAAGAAACAATGAAAAAAGAAGGTTTGGCATAA
- a CDS encoding YkyB family protein, translated as MKGEHTLNHDQKHPLKKISLTSENLAQAVFIVNRHAKTAPNPKYLYKLKQESLKKLINEGKARKIGLHFSQNPRNSQQQSDVLVECGRYTFHIPPTKADFQDLPHLGKLDGSVRNPKATLSLTTAKTLLQTYTGITEFENHPPNKRTYQKPIFKKLGEHYS; from the coding sequence ATGAAAGGAGAACATACGTTGAATCACGATCAGAAACATCCCCTAAAAAAAATAAGTCTAACCAGTGAAAACCTCGCACAAGCTGTCTTTATCGTGAATCGCCATGCAAAAACAGCACCGAACCCCAAATATTTGTACAAATTGAAACAAGAATCACTAAAAAAATTGATTAATGAGGGCAAGGCAAGAAAAATAGGTCTCCACTTTTCTCAAAATCCGCGCAATAGCCAACAGCAGTCCGACGTGCTCGTTGAATGTGGAAGATATACCTTCCATATCCCACCAACAAAAGCGGATTTTCAGGATCTTCCGCATCTGGGCAAATTAGATGGCAGTGTTAGAAATCCGAAGGCAACACTTTCACTTACAACGGCAAAAACATTGCTGCAAACCTACACCGGAATAACTGAGTTTGAAAATCACCCACCGAACAAACGCACCTATCAAAAACCGATTTTCAAGAAATTAGGCGAGCATTATTCTTAA
- the ptsP gene encoding phosphoenolpyruvate--protein phosphotransferase: MTFLKGIAASNGIAIAKAYRLVEPDLSFEKRTIEDATKEVERFRKAMGKSKSELEAIRDKAKIELGADKAAIFEAHLLVLSDPELNAPIEDKIQSEKVNAESALKETADMFIMMFEQMDNEYMKERAADIRDVTKRVLSHLVGVQLPNPSMIAEEVIIVAEDLTPSDTAQLNRNFVKGFTTNIGGRTSHSAIMARSMEIPAVVGTKTATEEISNGDLVVVDGLSGEVHINPTPELVEQYRKIHEDYEVQKAEWAKLVNEPTMTNDGHRIELAANIGTPNDLKGVIENGGEGVGLYRTEFLYMGRDQLPTEDEQFESYKAVLEGMAGKPVVVRTLDIGGDKELPYLDLPKEMNPFLGFRAIRLCLEEQGIFRTQLRALLRASSYGNLKIMFPMIATLDEFRSAKAILEEEKQKLLTEGQTVAEHIELGIMVEIPSTAVLADQFAKEVDFFSIGTNDLIQYTMAADRMNQRVAYLYQPYSPSILRLVKMVIDAAHAEGKWAGMCGEMAGDETAIPVLLGLGLDEFSMSATSILKARSQIKNLNKSDMEKLAQEVLNMQTTSQVIEAVQSATTKN, from the coding sequence ATGACTTTTTTAAAGGGAATTGCTGCTTCAAACGGTATTGCCATCGCGAAGGCATACCGTCTTGTTGAACCAGATTTATCATTTGAAAAGAGAACGATTGAGGATGCCACTAAAGAAGTAGAACGTTTCCGGAAAGCAATGGGAAAATCTAAATCAGAGCTTGAAGCTATTCGTGACAAGGCTAAGATAGAGCTTGGAGCTGATAAAGCAGCGATTTTCGAAGCACATCTTCTTGTTCTAAGTGACCCTGAACTAAATGCACCGATTGAAGATAAAATTCAATCTGAGAAAGTGAATGCTGAGTCGGCATTGAAAGAAACTGCAGATATGTTCATTATGATGTTTGAACAAATGGATAACGAATATATGAAAGAACGGGCTGCAGATATTCGAGATGTCACAAAGCGTGTCCTCTCTCATTTGGTGGGTGTTCAATTGCCAAACCCAAGCATGATTGCTGAAGAGGTGATCATTGTTGCTGAGGATTTAACTCCTTCAGATACTGCACAGTTGAACCGTAATTTTGTTAAAGGATTTACGACAAATATTGGCGGGCGTACCTCACATTCAGCGATTATGGCTCGTTCAATGGAAATTCCTGCTGTTGTTGGAACAAAGACGGCGACAGAAGAAATTTCGAATGGTGACCTTGTTGTAGTTGACGGTTTAAGTGGGGAAGTACATATAAACCCAACTCCTGAACTTGTTGAACAATATCGTAAAATTCATGAAGACTATGAAGTTCAAAAAGCGGAATGGGCAAAACTTGTGAATGAACCGACAATGACAAATGATGGACACAGAATAGAACTAGCTGCCAATATCGGTACTCCCAATGATTTAAAAGGAGTAATTGAGAATGGCGGTGAGGGTGTAGGTTTATATCGAACTGAGTTTCTTTATATGGGAAGAGATCAGCTTCCTACAGAGGATGAGCAGTTCGAATCATATAAAGCTGTACTAGAAGGAATGGCAGGAAAGCCTGTTGTCGTTCGTACCTTGGATATTGGCGGCGATAAAGAACTGCCATATTTGGATTTACCGAAAGAAATGAACCCTTTCTTAGGCTTCCGCGCTATTCGTTTATGTTTAGAAGAACAAGGCATTTTTCGTACCCAGCTTCGGGCATTGCTTCGCGCAAGCAGCTATGGGAATTTAAAAATTATGTTTCCAATGATTGCAACACTGGACGAGTTCCGTTCTGCAAAAGCGATCCTTGAAGAAGAAAAGCAAAAACTTCTTACAGAAGGTCAAACGGTAGCCGAGCATATTGAACTTGGAATCATGGTGGAGATTCCGTCTACGGCCGTTTTAGCTGATCAATTTGCTAAAGAAGTAGATTTCTTCAGTATTGGAACAAATGATTTGATTCAATATACGATGGCTGCTGACCGGATGAACCAGCGTGTAGCTTATCTGTATCAACCATACAGCCCTTCAATTTTAAGGCTTGTAAAAATGGTTATTGATGCGGCACATGCAGAAGGCAAATGGGCAGGTATGTGCGGGGAAATGGCCGGGGATGAAACAGCTATTCCAGTCCTTTTGGGTCTTGGTCTTGATGAATTCTCGATGAGTGCGACTTCTATTTTAAAAGCTCGTTCACAAATCAAGAATTTGAACAAGTCCGATATGGAAAAGCTTGCCCAAGAAGTGTTAAATATGCAAACCACTTCACAGGTTATTGAAGCAGTTCAATCTGCCACAACAAAAAACTAA
- a CDS encoding aminotransferase A, with translation MEHLINQRVKNIEISGIRKFFNMVAHMDDLISFTIGQPDFPTPEHVKRAGVSAINQNFTSYTHNAGTLELREASCHFVNKKYGLDYTPETEVIVTVGASEAIDIAFRTILTEDAEVILPGPIYPGYEPVIRMMGAKPVHVDIREHQFRFTIDIIKPYITENTRCIVLPYPSNPTGVSLSEKELKEIADFLMDKDIFVLADEIYSELSYDHKHTSIASFLKEKTIVINGLSKSHSMTGWRIGFLFAPENITKHILKVHQYNVSCANSIAQKAAYEALTAGLDDAAAMKEEYIKRREYVHNRLLSMGLAVVKPDGAFYFFVKIPVAIPLNSFDFALNLVQETKVAVVPGSAFSEYGEGYFRLSFACSMETLEEGLNRLEQYLKKWS, from the coding sequence TTGGAGCATTTAATTAATCAACGTGTGAAAAACATTGAAATCTCAGGCATTAGAAAATTTTTTAATATGGTAGCCCATATGGATGACCTGATTTCTTTTACAATTGGACAGCCCGATTTCCCTACCCCCGAACATGTGAAAAGAGCTGGTGTGTCCGCAATCAATCAGAACTTTACTTCTTATACACATAATGCGGGTACCCTTGAATTAAGAGAGGCCTCCTGCCACTTTGTCAATAAAAAATATGGCTTGGATTACACTCCCGAAACTGAAGTAATCGTAACCGTGGGGGCTAGTGAAGCGATTGATATTGCGTTTCGGACCATTTTAACAGAAGACGCGGAAGTAATCCTGCCAGGTCCTATTTATCCAGGCTATGAACCGGTTATTCGAATGATGGGTGCAAAGCCTGTACATGTTGATATTCGAGAACATCAATTCCGCTTTACAATTGACATAATCAAGCCATATATTACTGAAAATACCCGCTGTATTGTTTTGCCCTACCCATCCAATCCAACTGGCGTAAGCCTTTCAGAAAAAGAGCTGAAGGAAATCGCAGACTTTTTAATGGATAAGGATATTTTTGTCCTTGCTGATGAAATCTACAGCGAACTCTCTTATGATCATAAACATACATCGATTGCCAGCTTCTTAAAAGAAAAGACAATCGTAATTAATGGGCTATCGAAATCCCACTCAATGACAGGCTGGAGAATTGGCTTTTTATTTGCTCCTGAAAACATCACGAAGCATATTTTAAAGGTTCACCAGTATAATGTGTCCTGTGCAAATTCAATTGCCCAGAAGGCCGCATATGAAGCTTTAACAGCGGGATTGGATGACGCAGCTGCTATGAAAGAGGAATATATCAAAAGAAGGGAATATGTACATAACCGTTTACTCTCAATGGGGCTTGCTGTTGTGAAGCCTGATGGGGCCTTTTACTTCTTTGTTAAGATTCCTGTGGCAATTCCACTTAATAGCTTTGATTTTGCCCTTAATCTTGTTCAGGAAACAAAAGTGGCTGTTGTTCCCGGCAGTGCTTTTTCCGAGTATGGTGAAGGATATTTTCGATTGTCATTTGCTTGTTCAATGGAGACCTTGGAAGAAGGCCTAAATCGATTAGAGCAATATTTAAAAAAATGGTCCTAA
- a CDS encoding NAD(P)-dependent oxidoreductase — protein sequence MFTPNNTVIGFIGTGVMGKSMARHFLSAGYSLIIYSRTKNKANDLIESGAIWVDTPKEVAEKAQVTFTMVGYPKDVEEIFLGENGLIQHGKQGSYLIDMTTSAPSLAVKIYDAARKKGIHTIDAPVSGGDVGARDAKLSIMVGGEAEAFEAVRPLLEYLGTNIVYQGKPGAGQHTKMCNQIAIASNMMGVCEAIVYAERAGLNPETVLESITTGAAGSWSLSNLAPRMLNGNFEPGFYIKHFIKDMKIAIDEAERMDMDVPGLSLAKSLYDQLAEKGEENSGTQALYKYWKK from the coding sequence TTGTTCACTCCAAATAATACGGTAATCGGTTTTATTGGCACAGGTGTAATGGGCAAAAGCATGGCGAGGCATTTTTTATCTGCAGGTTACTCTTTAATTATCTATTCAAGAACAAAAAATAAGGCAAATGACTTAATAGAGAGTGGAGCAATATGGGTAGATACACCAAAAGAAGTCGCAGAAAAGGCCCAAGTTACCTTCACCATGGTTGGCTATCCAAAAGATGTAGAGGAAATATTTTTAGGTGAAAACGGTTTAATTCAACATGGTAAGCAGGGAAGCTATCTTATTGATATGACAACCTCTGCCCCCTCTTTGGCGGTGAAAATCTATGATGCGGCGAGAAAGAAAGGGATCCATACAATTGATGCCCCAGTTTCCGGCGGGGATGTAGGAGCGAGAGATGCGAAGCTCTCCATAATGGTTGGCGGTGAAGCAGAGGCATTTGAGGCGGTTCGCCCGCTGCTTGAATATCTTGGAACAAATATTGTCTATCAAGGGAAGCCGGGAGCCGGCCAGCATACAAAAATGTGTAATCAAATAGCAATCGCATCGAATATGATGGGTGTCTGTGAAGCGATTGTTTATGCTGAAAGAGCAGGATTAAATCCTGAAACGGTTCTGGAAAGTATTACGACCGGTGCGGCCGGAAGCTGGTCATTATCCAATCTCGCCCCAAGAATGTTAAATGGAAATTTCGAGCCTGGATTTTACATAAAGCACTTTATTAAGGATATGAAAATTGCTATAGATGAAGCTGAACGAATGGATATGGATGTTCCTGGATTATCCCTTGCGAAATCTCTATATGACCAATTGGCGGAGAAGGGTGAAGAAAACAGCGGTACGCAGGCTCTCTATAAATATTGGAAGAAATAA
- a CDS encoding glycerol-3-phosphate dehydrogenase/oxidase, protein MKFSNLNRLEIVNKLKSGQYDVLVIGGGITGAGIALDASVRGMNTALVEMQDFAAGTSSRSTKLVHGGLRYLKQFEVRVVAEVGKERAIVYENGPHVTTPEWMLLPLHKGGTFGKFSTSIGLRVYDFLAGVKKSERRRMLSIDETLAKEPLIKKSGLKGGGYYVEYRTDDARLTIEVMKAAVEKGAVACNYTKVSKLIYHEGKVVGVFVEDQLTGEKYEVHAKKIVNAAGPWVDSIREMDQSKKGKTLQLSKGVHLVIDQSRFPLKQAVYFDTPDGRMVFAIPREGKAYVGTTDTFYDQDAVNPYMTVRDRRYILNAINYMFPEVNIREKDIESSWAGVRPLIYEEGKDPSEISRKDEIWESQSGLITIAGGKLTGYRKMAETIVDLLAAKFRSEEGKEYPACMTMKLPISGGDVGGAINFPAFAAGKIDKGIAANLTKEEALQLTKMYGSNVDLVFQLLKRHEADAVKYGLPLSLFAKLVYAIEKEMVATPMDFFIRRTGALMFNIDLVEKWKKQVIDYMNDQLHWSRKEKQNYSFMLENALNLSVIPIDE, encoded by the coding sequence ATGAAATTTTCTAATTTAAACCGCTTGGAGATTGTAAATAAACTTAAAAGCGGACAATATGATGTTTTGGTTATTGGCGGAGGTATTACTGGTGCCGGAATTGCTCTTGATGCATCGGTTAGAGGAATGAATACTGCACTGGTTGAAATGCAGGACTTTGCAGCAGGAACATCAAGCCGATCAACGAAACTAGTCCATGGAGGCCTCCGATACTTAAAACAATTTGAAGTAAGAGTGGTAGCAGAAGTAGGGAAAGAACGCGCCATCGTGTATGAAAATGGTCCACATGTAACTACACCGGAATGGATGCTGCTCCCATTGCATAAAGGGGGAACCTTTGGCAAATTCAGTACATCGATTGGCTTACGAGTTTATGACTTTTTGGCAGGAGTGAAAAAATCAGAACGCAGAAGAATGTTATCGATCGATGAAACATTAGCTAAGGAACCGTTGATTAAGAAATCCGGATTGAAAGGCGGAGGCTACTATGTTGAATATCGGACAGATGATGCCCGGCTGACAATTGAAGTAATGAAGGCAGCAGTTGAAAAGGGAGCCGTAGCCTGTAATTATACAAAGGTCAGCAAACTGATTTACCATGAGGGTAAAGTTGTTGGTGTGTTTGTAGAAGACCAGCTGACCGGGGAAAAATACGAAGTACATGCGAAAAAAATTGTCAATGCAGCTGGACCGTGGGTTGATTCAATCCGTGAGATGGATCAATCTAAAAAAGGGAAAACATTGCAGCTTTCAAAAGGGGTCCATCTTGTTATTGACCAGTCACGGTTCCCGTTAAAACAAGCTGTCTATTTTGATACACCGGATGGGCGGATGGTCTTTGCCATCCCGCGTGAAGGAAAAGCATATGTCGGTACAACAGATACATTTTATGATCAGGACGCGGTTAATCCATATATGACAGTTAGAGACCGCAGATACATTCTTAATGCAATTAATTACATGTTCCCTGAGGTGAACATCAGGGAAAAGGATATCGAATCCAGTTGGGCTGGAGTAAGACCACTTATCTACGAAGAAGGGAAGGATCCATCTGAAATTTCGCGAAAAGATGAAATCTGGGAGTCCCAATCTGGTTTAATTACGATTGCCGGCGGTAAATTAACTGGTTATCGGAAAATGGCTGAAACAATTGTGGATTTACTGGCTGCTAAATTTAGGAGTGAAGAAGGAAAGGAATATCCAGCTTGTATGACAATGAAGCTGCCGATTTCAGGCGGTGATGTCGGTGGAGCAATAAACTTCCCTGCCTTTGCAGCTGGAAAAATCGATAAGGGAATAGCCGCCAATCTAACCAAAGAAGAAGCGCTTCAATTAACAAAAATGTACGGTTCAAACGTTGATTTAGTTTTCCAGCTGTTAAAGAGGCACGAAGCTGACGCGGTTAAATATGGATTGCCATTATCATTATTTGCTAAACTGGTTTATGCGATAGAAAAAGAGATGGTAGCGACCCCAATGGATTTCTTCATCCGAAGGACCGGTGCCCTTATGTTTAATATTGATTTAGTTGAAAAATGGAAGAAACAAGTGATTGACTACATGAATGATCAATTACATTGGTCTAGAAAAGAAAAACAAAACTATTCATTTATGTTGGAAAACGCTTTAAACTTATCCGTCATTCCTATTGATGAATAA